From Mya arenaria isolate MELC-2E11 chromosome 1, ASM2691426v1, a single genomic window includes:
- the LOC128234469 gene encoding oxidoreductase NAD-binding domain-containing protein 1-like translates to MLSLRFLSPLRKYNPKSLFKRSMADHLDRTHENTRNEVICLATVVGMRDESRTVKSLTLKVERGDLTFKAGQWVDMFIPGVSTVGGFSMYSSPCKLQTTRQMDLAVKFSNHPPAYWVHNQCKEGSQVHVRVGGDFFYDPITSEGHDLLLIAGGVGINPLLSIFNHVADQCKGDNPNSDHIKKSRVMLLYSAKTEEELIFKEHIKQSTVDHENIMCGFYSTREQAQDVKTHRIGPEDIAECFDWLRKDQTVAYLCGPSPMLTDMENILTAAGVQPDCVKYEKWW, encoded by the exons ATGTTATCTTTGCGATTTTTATCTCCACTGCGCAAATATAACccaaaatcattgtttaaaag ATCAATGGCTGATCATTTGGATAGAACCCATGAAAATACTAGAAATgag GTGATATGTCTGGCAACAGTGGTAGGAATGAGAGATGAGTCAAGAACAGTTAAATCTCTCACTCTAAAAGTAGAAAGGGGTGATCTAACTTTCAAAGCCGGACAATG GGTGGACATGTTTATTCCTGGAGTTTCAACTGTCGGAGGATTTTCCATGTATAGCTCACCGTGTAAACTGCAGACCACAAGGCAGATGGACCTGGCAGTGAAGTTCAGCAATCATCCACCAGCGTATTGGGTCCACAATCAG TGCAAAGAGGGCAGTCAGGTGCATGTGAGAGTAGGCGGAGATTTCTTTTACGACCCCATCACCTCTGAGGGTCATGACCTCTTGTTGATAGCGGGTGGGGTTGGTATAAACCCCCTGCTGTCTATTTTCAACCATGTAGCTGACCAGTGTAAGGGAGACAATCCTAATAGTGATCATATCAAGAAAAGCAGAGTTATGCTCCTTTATAGTGCTAAGACGGAGGAAGAATTGATATTTAAG GAGCATATAAAGCAATCAACAGTTGACCATGAAAATATTATGTGTGGTTTCTACAGCACTCGGGAACAGGCACAGGATGTGAAAA CTCACAGGATTGGACCAGAAGATATTGCcgagtgttttgattggttgAGGAAAGACCAAACTGTGGCGTATCTATGTGGGCCCTCGCCAATGTTGACAGATATGGAAAACATTCTGACAGCGGCTGGTGTACAACCAGATTGTGTTAAATATGAGAAATGGTGGTGA